In a genomic window of Taylorella equigenitalis ATCC 35865:
- a CDS encoding TMEM165/GDT1 family protein: MNTYLVSTFLMAVAEIGDKTQLLALLLAARYKKPIAIVTGILIATVLNHALAGAVGAWIQTQISPETLRYIIGGLFVAMGLWSLIPDKLDDGEIKSQGSKYGAFVVTLIAFFFAEMGDKTQIATIGLAAKYHPAWAVIMGTTTGLMFANAPAVYFGHKMSQKLRFKTIRYVAALLFILLGVATLLKLDEMIFRIR; encoded by the coding sequence ATGAACACTTACCTTGTATCCACTTTTTTAATGGCTGTCGCTGAAATAGGAGACAAAACACAGCTACTTGCACTATTGCTAGCGGCACGATATAAAAAACCTATTGCCATCGTGACCGGAATTCTTATTGCCACAGTATTAAATCATGCATTGGCTGGAGCAGTTGGTGCATGGATCCAAACACAGATTTCACCTGAAACTCTTAGATATATTATTGGCGGCCTTTTCGTGGCAATGGGCTTGTGGTCTCTCATTCCCGATAAACTTGACGACGGTGAAATAAAGTCACAGGGTAGTAAATATGGTGCATTCGTTGTGACTCTGATTGCGTTTTTTTTCGCGGAGATGGGCGATAAAACTCAAATAGCGACAATTGGATTAGCAGCAAAATATCATCCTGCGTGGGCAGTAATTATGGGAACAACTACAGGATTAATGTTCGCAAATGCACCAGCAGTTTATTTTGGACATAAGATGTCTCAGAAATTGCGGTTTAAAACAATTAGGTATGTAGCGGCATTACTTTTCATATTATTAGGAGTAGCCACTTTACTTAAATTAGATGAGATGATTTTTCGAATTCGGTAA
- a CDS encoding DUF3289 family protein — MYIENLEIFKSVNLFNDYSSPDMKCGDLNLETLLSKFKIINPSQLLNPYTGQLFQLDPNPITGFKYKPRKKLNTQLITEMLFDEFRHFVGYYSMFGLGGPSTRVIYKLIDRFQQNSSAPFNHPDLDRIYKSRIYKDAGVGISKDGYLSITHIEEILNNNSDKSKSQLVEMLHELIAGKKLPKFNSFWDYFNGTIISIHDIHATRIVIKHLDINKNGYDGVIGFYAQDHFGLDDNDVLKIPQNYIQPFGIWFLLQRYEKFAFKPFLFNMQSEIKIQKRL, encoded by the coding sequence GTGTATATAGAAAATTTAGAAATTTTTAAATCTGTAAATCTGTTTAATGATTATTCTTCTCCTGATATGAAGTGTGGAGATTTAAATTTAGAAACTCTGCTTTCTAAATTTAAAATAATTAATCCATCTCAACTCTTAAATCCCTACACTGGACAGCTGTTTCAACTGGACCCGAACCCTATAACTGGATTTAAATATAAACCAAGAAAAAAGTTGAATACCCAACTAATTACTGAAATGTTATTTGACGAATTTCGACATTTCGTTGGTTATTATTCTATGTTTGGATTAGGAGGACCTTCCACAAGGGTAATATACAAATTGATAGATAGATTTCAACAAAATTCATCCGCTCCGTTCAATCATCCCGACCTAGATAGAATCTATAAATCTCGTATATATAAGGATGCAGGTGTAGGTATTAGTAAGGACGGTTATTTGAGCATAACTCATATAGAAGAAATTTTAAATAACAATTCTGATAAATCAAAATCTCAACTCGTAGAAATGCTGCATGAACTCATTGCTGGTAAAAAATTACCAAAATTTAATTCGTTCTGGGACTACTTTAATGGAACTATAATTTCTATACACGATATACATGCAACTAGGATAGTTATTAAACATTTAGATATAAATAAAAATGGGTACGATGGGGTGATTGGATTCTATGCTCAAGATCATTTCGGTTTGGACGATAATGATGTTCTTAAAATTCCTCAAAATTATATACAACCCTTTGGAATATGGTTTCTCCTTCAAAGATATGAAAAGTTTGCTTTCAAACCATTTTTATTTAATATGCAATCAGAAATAAAAATACAAAAAAGGTTGTGA
- a CDS encoding DUF943 family protein gives MFKFILKLFILVSLIWLGVSAYYVITAEKLDALYFLKLKEIVINGSKRPANYTYNLILNRKPYSMNSYIKWWDSYYLKIINEIEFDDEKEITVWLAEGGLVEAPDNYKLNGIFANDGDYYCFDEIKSPKCCVPKSNLFGVIYIKKDGNYELHRPDASIIEPYLVYDSKSGKIIDPYAKNLRVFKPNF, from the coding sequence ATGTTCAAATTTATTTTGAAATTATTTATTCTGGTTTCATTGATATGGCTCGGAGTAAGTGCATACTATGTAATCACAGCCGAAAAATTAGATGCACTTTATTTTCTTAAATTAAAAGAAATCGTTATTAATGGGTCTAAGCGCCCAGCCAATTATACATATAACTTGATTTTGAACAGAAAACCGTATTCAATGAATAGCTATATTAAGTGGTGGGATAGTTATTATTTAAAAATTATTAATGAAATTGAATTTGACGACGAAAAAGAAATAACCGTGTGGTTAGCTGAAGGCGGTCTAGTAGAAGCCCCAGATAATTATAAGCTCAACGGTATTTTTGCCAATGATGGGGATTATTACTGTTTTGATGAAATTAAATCTCCAAAGTGCTGTGTGCCAAAATCTAATTTATTCGGTGTTATATATATCAAAAAGGATGGGAACTACGAACTTCATAGACCTGATGCATCAATAATTGAGCCCTATTTAGTTTATGATTCTAAGTCAGGGAAGATTATTGATCCATACGCAAAAAATCTTAGGGTATTTAAGCCAAATTTTTGA